DNA sequence from the Arthrobacter jinronghuae genome:
TGAACGGTTCGAGGCCGCGGGCGGGGGCCGTGGTCCGGGCAGGCCGGTGCAGGATCCGAACGCTCATGCCGTGGCCCTCGCGAGGACGCCGGCGGCAAGGGAGGCCGCCTCGAGACGGGTTCGGCGGGCCAGCAGTGCAAGGCTGATTTCCACTCCGGCTGCGAGGTGCCGGTCGTATCCCAGCCCGACGGCGTCGATACCCATGCGCGTCAGACGGCGGGCTTCGGCGTCGGCGCGGAACGGTCCGTCCGGCTGGTTCCGGACCACCACCACCAGCAGCGGCACGGCCGCCAGTGCCGGGTCCCGCCGCCAGGCCGTGGCGTACAGGCCGGCATCTTCCAGGCCCGCTACGGAGGCAGTCGTCGCGAAGACCGCCAGATGGGATTGGGAAAGCGCCCAACGTGTGCTGGGGAGCTCCAGTCCGGTGCCGCAGTCCATGACGGTGATGGGGCAATACCGGGAGATGGCCAGGGACAGTGCCTTGGCGGCGGCGTCGTCGGCTGTCGGCCGTCCGCCGGTGCCGCGGCGCCCGGTGACCAGCAGGTTCCCGCGGCCGGCGGGTGTCAGCAGCGCCGAGAGATCAGCCAGCGATGTCGGGGGGCGGCGGGACAGTTCGGCGGCGGCGATATCCAGGGAGGCGGCGTCGGGGACCCCGGTGCGCAGCGCCAGCGTGCCGCCGGAGGGGGCGTTGTCCAGGACCGTAACGGCGTCGGTGCGCATGGAGGAGTAGACCGATCCGAGCAGGGCCGCCAGCGTGGTCTTCCCGGCACCGCCGCGGGAGCCGACGACGGCGATGCGCCGGCCCGTGGCCACCGGTGCCTGCGCACCGGCCGCGGCCTCGGCCAGACGGTGCGGATAATCATCCCCGCGGAAGAGGTTCCCCGCGGAGCTGACCGACCGGCGAAGCAGGCCTTCGGCAGGGCGGGTCCGCAAGGTCCGGCGGAGCCGCTGAGGGGTTGATTCGAAGCCGTCCGGGGTGGCGGCACCGGGGGCACCGTAGGGCAGCGGCCCGGCGTTCACGGGTGAGCTCATGGCTATAGTCCTCCACCGGCCGGGGCGGCCGGATCAGCGGGATGGAAGGTGTCGGATGGCGGGCAGACCCGCAGATGAGGCGATTCGCGCATCAGAAGCTGCCCAGCAGCTGGGAGTAGATGCCGAACATCCCGATGACCAGGGGAATAGAGGCCAGGATGGCGAAGGTCTCCAGACGTTTGGCGAGCAGCCGGATGCGGGCTTCGGCGTGGTCCGGCAGATCAAGGGTCAGGCTGACCGCGATGCAGGCGGCGAGAACCAGTACCGCCAGGCCCACAGTCCAGGGCGCGGAGGAGAAGAACCGCAGGGACGCCACCGTGAGGGCGGTCAGCCCCACACCCGATGCGGCGTACAGCGAGATGCGTTCGGCCGCGAGCGGGAAGGACCGCGCCCGCAGGAAAACCGCCAGGGTCAGGGCGAACAGCAGCGGCAGCGTCCATTTCTGGTGCTCCGTGTCGGTGCCGAGCACCCAGAGCCCCAACGCTATGGAAACCGACGTGAGGATCGCGCCCAGGGTGAGCCCCCGATGGGCGCCGGCCACGGCCTCGAGCGCATCCGTCCTGCTGATGGTTCCACCGGTGGCACGCTGGTCATCCAGGGTTGCCAGGCCGGAGGCGGACAATGCCAGTTTCGGGAGCAGGCCGAGCAGGAGAACACTCGATACCGCGGCCAGTGCTGCCGCGCGGGGAGGGTTCTCGGAAATGAGTCCCGCCGCCGCCCAGATGACGGTGGCCAGGGCAAGGGTGCCGGCGCCCGTGAAGAGCGCCCGCGGGTTGGCTGCGCTGAGTCCCACTCCCACAAGGGTCAGTACGGACAATCCGGCGATCAACAGCAGGGTTGTTTCCGGGTCCAGATCTCCGCGCAGCAGGGCGCCGAGTCCCAGCAGCCAGCCGGCCCCCTGCAGGGTTGGACCGATGGCGGAGGTTCGGGGCGGCCGTGCCAGCGCGGTGCCGGCAGTGAGGAGTACCAGGGATGCGGAGAGCAGCAGCCACCAGGCGTCGTCGGGGGCCACCGAGCCCAGCAGGATCTCAGCCCCTGCCCACAGGCCGACGGCGGCGGAGACACCGGCGGTCAGCTCCCGGAACCTGTCGGTCCAGCGTCCCGAGACAGCCTCGGTCTCGCTGACCACCAGGTCCGTGACGTCATAGACGACGGCGGCGGGCGGCGCCTCGGAGGCGTTGCAGAGCAGCAGAGAGGAACCATCGGCTATTTCCGCACTGCTCAGCGTGCTCTCCGCGGCCAGCTCTGTGCCGTCGGGTCCGACCAGTACCTTGGCGGCTACCTCGTCCGCCGGCTGGTCGTTCAGCAGCTCCAGTACCTGCGGCATCAGTGCGCCGACGGGCTGGTCCGACGGCAGCAACAGGTCCAGATGGCGCCGGGAGCCGATCAGTGTCACTCGGGTGAAGGCATGGGCCATGGCGGCTAGGATCCTGTCTGCATCGAAAAGGCAACGTTGTACCGGCCGCCGGCGGGGCCGGCGTCGTAATCCGCCCCGTGGGGGTCCGAAGAGCGGTGCGGAGCAGAGTTTTGCTGCCGGCGCTGCTCTTCCTGCTTTTGGCGGTTCTCTTCCAGGAGGTTGCTGACAAAGGAGTACCCCACGCAGACCGCGGCGATGACTGCTGCGGCCGCCACGCTGAACAGGAACAGGCGCACGCTGTCCATCCACCGGCGCTCGTTCGGGTTTTCCCCGTACAGCAGGGCGCCGAGCAGCCGGTTCCGGCGCACGGTCACGGATTCGATCAGCTGATTGTCATAATCGCTCGCCAAAATAAGTCCCCCCACCACTTGGACAAGTACCGACATATCCTTACACGATCCGGGTGGGGTCTGCGTCACACTCGCCGGAGCCGCACCGTTGAAGCTGAGGCGTACGTTGTGTGTGCCGGGCCACGGGTGCTAAAGCTTGACTAATTACTTACCGCACACGCACCGATGAAGGAGCCGCAATGAGCACCAACCCGGAGATGGAAGAGCGCCGACTGAACGACTGGAGCAGGCGCCTCACCCAGGCGCTGCAGATCCTGGATCTTGAAGTGGACCACAAGATGCTTGTGGAGCTGGGGGAGAAATCGGCCGAGACCGTTGCAGACAACGCGGGCCTGGTCAGCGCCTTTGTGGTCGGGTACGCAGCCGGACTCACCACTACCAGCGGGCGGAAATCCTCGGAAGAAGCGGTTCAAAAGGCGGCAGGCACCGCCTTCCAGCTGGCCGAGACCGGTCTGGAAGGGTCGGACCAGCCGGGTTGGAAGGGCTCTGCCCAGTAAGCAGCCCGTTGGGGCCAGGTCATTGCGGGCCCACCCATCCGAAGATACAACAACAGGCCAGGACCGAAGTCCTGGCCTGTTGTGCGTCTTGGCTGTTGCTGCCTACGTGGGTGCCCTACACCGGAGCCGTTTCGCGGCGCATCTTGTCTTCCGGCCCCGCAGCCTGCTGTGCGGCCGGTTCCACCCGGACCAGCACGGTCTTGGACACCGGGGTGTTGCTGCCCTCGGCAACATGGTCCAGCGGTACGAGCACGTTGGCTTCCGGGTAGTACGCAGCTACGCAGCCCTTGGGCGTGGGGTAGGAGACCACCCGGAAATTGCGCAGGACGCGCTCGGCGCCGTCGTGGTGGACACCGTGGATGTCGATGTACTGGCCGTCTGCCAGGCCGAGTTCCTCGATGTCGCCGGAGTTCATAAACAGCACGTGGCGGCCACCCTTGATGCCGCGGTACCGGTCATTGTGCCCGTAGATGGTGGTATTCCACTGGTCATGTGAACGCATGCTCTGCAGCAGCAGGGTGCCTTCCGGACGCTGCACCGCTTCCAGGTCATTAACCGTAAGGACGGCCTTGCCCGTCGGGGTGTGGAAGGACCGCGAATCGCGGGGGCCGTTGGGCAGTACAAACCCGCCCTCGTGCCGGATCCGCTCGTTGTAGTCTTCGCAGCCCTCCACTACCCGCGAGATGTGGTCCCGGATCAGGTCGTAGTCCTTTTCGAAGCCGGCCCAGTCGGCGTCAATCCGGTCGCCGATCACCAGGGCACCGAGCCGGGCGACGAGGGCCGGTTCGGAGAGCAGGTTCTTCGAGACAGGTTCCACCCCGCCGTGCGAGGCATGGACCACGCAGACCGTGTCCTCCACCGAAACGAACTGCCGGCCGGTTTCCTGGACGTCGATTTCGGTGCGGCCCAGAACCGGAAGGATCAGCGCTTCCTTGCCGGTGACCAGGTGGGAGCGGTTGAGCTTGATGGACATCTGCACGGTCATGTCCGTCTTTTGCATGGCAGCCTCGGCGAACTGGGTGTCCGAGATGGCGGAGATCAGGTTGCCCCCGAGTGCCATGAAGAATTTGATCCGGCCGTCCTGCATCCTGAGGAAGGTTTCCACGGCGTCGGCGCCGTGGTCGCGCGGCGGGTCGAAGTTGAATTCCTTGCCGAGTGCGTCCAGGAAGGTCCCCGGCATCTGTT
Encoded proteins:
- a CDS encoding DUF6457 domain-containing protein, with the protein product MSTNPEMEERRLNDWSRRLTQALQILDLEVDHKMLVELGEKSAETVADNAGLVSAFVVGYAAGLTTTSGRKSSEEAVQKAAGTAFQLAETGLEGSDQPGWKGSAQ
- the eccD gene encoding type VII secretion integral membrane protein EccD gives rise to the protein MAHAFTRVTLIGSRRHLDLLLPSDQPVGALMPQVLELLNDQPADEVAAKVLVGPDGTELAAESTLSSAEIADGSSLLLCNASEAPPAAVVYDVTDLVVSETEAVSGRWTDRFRELTAGVSAAVGLWAGAEILLGSVAPDDAWWLLLSASLVLLTAGTALARPPRTSAIGPTLQGAGWLLGLGALLRGDLDPETTLLLIAGLSVLTLVGVGLSAANPRALFTGAGTLALATVIWAAAGLISENPPRAAALAAVSSVLLLGLLPKLALSASGLATLDDQRATGGTISRTDALEAVAGAHRGLTLGAILTSVSIALGLWVLGTDTEHQKWTLPLLFALTLAVFLRARSFPLAAERISLYAASGVGLTALTVASLRFFSSAPWTVGLAVLVLAACIAVSLTLDLPDHAEARIRLLAKRLETFAILASIPLVIGMFGIYSQLLGSF